The genome window CAAACGGGCTGATCGGTCATCTCGCCGGCGCCATCAATGGCGCCTCAGTGGCCCGTGGCGGCAGCTTTTTGCAGGATCGTCTGGGGCAGCGCCTGTTCCGTCCCGGCATCGTCATTCGTGACGACCCATCCCGCCGACGCGGGCTGCGGTCCCGGCCTTTCGATGGAGAAGGCCAGCCCGTGCAGCCGCTGTCAGTGATTGAGGATGGTGTGCTGACAAGCTGGATTCTCGATCTGCGCAGCGCCCGCCAGCTTGGGCTGCATACTACCGGCCATGCCGCGCGTGGTACTGGTGGCGGCCCCTCCCCTGCGGTCAGCAATTTCTATCTGGAAGCCGGCATGCTCAGCCCGATGGCGCTGATGGCCGATATCAGCGAGGGGCTGTACATCACTGAAACCATGGGGCCGGGCGTCAACCTGACCACCGGTGATTACAGCCGTGGCTGTGCCGGTTTCATGATCCGCAACGGCGCACTCGCCGAACCGGTGGCGGAGATTACTATTGCCGGACATCTGCTCTCCATGTTTGCGGAGCTGACGCCGGCGGATGATCTGCGCTTCCGTGGCTCGGTCGATGCGCCGACGGTCCGTATCGACGGCATGATGGTCGCCGGAGCCTGAAAAAAAGCCCGTGCACGCGGCCTTCATCCTGAATCCGTAGCGATTTTCGTGCCTCCGCTACAGTTTCGGGAAAATGCCCCTATATTAGGGACATGATGATTCGGAACGGACCTACGATGCGCAAAGCTTTGCCGGTTTTTCTGGCCGCCACGCTGATCCTCTCGCCTGTTCTGGCACAGGCGAGGGCCGGGGGAGGGTCATCAATGGGCAGCAGGGGGAGCCGGACCTATTCTGCGCCCCGCTCTACCCCGGTGGCACCTTATGCCGCGCCGATGGAGCGCAGCTACACTGCCCCCAGTCGCCCCTCCTATAACAGTCCTCCCGGCATACGGCCCATGCAGCCTGCTATGTCCCGGCGCTCTGCCTTCACCTCCGGCCTGCTTGGCGGGCTGATCGGCGCAGGGATCGGTGGATTGCTGATGGGCCATGGGCTGTTCGGCGGTATAAGCGGGATTTTCAGCTTCTTCGGCCTGTTGTTGCAGATCTTCCTGATCGTGGTAGTGGTGCGTTTCCTGTGGCGCCGCTTCGCTGGTGGGAATGCACCTGCCATGGCGCCGGCAGGTGCCGGCTTGACCAACCCCTTCACCGGCAATCAGGCTGATCGTGGCCCGATGGGTGGAGGACAAGGCAGCATCCAGCCGATCCAGCTTTCCCAGGCAGATTACCAGCGCTTCGAATCCCTGCTGAAAGAGGTCCAGGCGGCCTGGACTGATCGCAATCTTCAGCAGCTCGGCAATATCAGCACGCCGGAAATGGTGGGCTATTTCAACGAGCAACTGACCGCCCTTGCCAGCCGTGGCCTGCATAATACCGTTACCAACGTCACCTTGCAGAAGGGCGACCTGTCGGAAGCGTGGCGGGAAGGCGCGCTGGAATACGCGACCGTCGCGATGCGTTTCTCCATGATCGACGCGACCTACGATTCCAGTGGCCGGGTGGTAGAAGGTGATGCTTCGCAGCCGCAGATTGCGACGGAGTTCTGGACCTTCGTGCGCAGCCCGGGTGGACCATGGATTCTCTCTGCCATTCAACAGACGCGATAACAGCGCGGAAAAAAAGAAAAAGCGCCCCGTCGAGGGCGCTTTTTTTATCAGCCGGAGAGTTCCGCTTTCTGTCAGCCTGCCGGAGAAGCCATTCCGGCCGGAACCTTGCCTGACTCATGCGGCGTCTGATGCGCAATCTTCACCATCGCCATCGCGTAAAACAGGAAGGACATCCCGAACAGCACGATCAGCATCGCCAGATTACGGCCCCGCCGTTTCCGACGAAGCTCATCAGACTGCTCCTGCGTCAGACGCGGGGGAAAATTCACCATGCCGATCACACGAAACGATCAACGGCCAGTGCCAAAAACAGCACCGCCAGATAGATCAGGGAGTATTTGAACGCGGCACGGGCAGGCGCATCCTTGGTCAGGCTCAGCCCGGCCTCATCCTGCCTGTCCCGCAGCACCCGCCAGCTCTGCACCAGAAAGCCGATGCTCAGCACGACGGCGGAGAGTCCGTAAACGCGTCCGGTATCACCAAGCGCCCAGGGCAGCACCGCGATCACTGACAGCAGCACAGTATACGCCATGATATGCTGACGGGTTTTACGTGCCCCCGCCACCACCGGCAGCATCGGCACCCCGGCCCGCTCATAATCCATCTGCGCCCAGAGAGAGAGCGACCAGAAATGCGGAGGCGTCCAGAAAAAGACAATGGCGAACATCATCACTGGCATCAGATCAATCGTGCCGGTCACCGCCGCCCAGCCGATCACCGGCGGAAAGGCACCTGCGGCGCCCCCAATGACGATATTCTGCGGCGTGCTCCGCTTCAGCCACATCGTGTAGATCACAGAATAGAAAAAGATCGCGAAGGCCAGAACCGCAGCGGCAACAACATTGGTTGCCAGCCACATCACCAGCACCGACCCGACCGCCAGCACGATACCGTAGCCCAGAGCCTCGCCCGGCTCGATCCGGCCTGCCGGAATCGGACGGTTTTTGGTCCGGCGCATCACCGCGTCGATATCGCGGTCGTACCACATGTTGATCGCACCGGAGGCTCCGGTCGCAACCGCGATGCACAGGATCGCAATGGCACCCAGAACCGGGTGCAGTGAGCCCGGGGCCACCAGCATGCCGATCAGCCCGGTAAACACGACCAGACTCATCACCCGCGGCTTGAGCAGGGTCACCCAATCCGCTGCCGAGGCCATGCCAGGCAGTGGAGCGGAAAGCGGCAGGGAGGATACCTCCCTGCCGCCATTGACAAACGCACTGTCGCTCATACGTCTTTCATCCGTCCCGAGGGAACCGTGCGTCAATTGACGCGCGGCAGTTCCTCAAAGGTGTGGAAGGGCGGCGGAGAGCTGACGGTCCATTCCAGGGTCGTCGCACCCTCACCCCAGTAATTCGCAGGCAGATGTTCCTTCGAGGTGAAGGTCTTGTACACCACGAACAGGAAGATCAGCACGGAAAAACCGGAAATATAGGCGCCGATCGAGGCCACATAGTTCCAGCCCGCGAAGGCATCCGGATAATCCGGATAACGGCGCGGCATACCGGCCAGGCCCAGGAAGTGCATCGGGAAGAAGGTCAGGTTCACACCGATGAACGTCACCCAGAAATGCACCTTGCCCCAGAATTCCGGATAGGGACGGCCCGTCATCTTGCCGATCCAGTAGTAGAAGCCGGCAAACATGGAGAACACAGCGCCCAGTGAAAGCACATAGTGGAAATGCGCGATCACATAATAAGTGTTGTGCAGCATCTGATCGACACCGGCATTGGAGAGCATCACACCCGTAACGCCACCGACGGTGAAGAGGAAGATGAAGCCAACGGCCCAGAGCATGGGGGTCTTCATCTCGATGGAACCGCCCCACATGGTGGCGATCCAGGAGAAGATCTTGATGCCCGTCGGCACGGCGATGATCATCGTCGCCGCCATGAAGTAGGCGCGGGTATCGACGCTGATGCCGGAGACGAACATGTGGTGCGCCCACACGACAAAGCCCACCACGCCGATCGCCACCATGGCATAGGCCATACCCAGATAACCGAAGACCGGCTTGCGGGAGAAGGTGGAGACGATGTGGCTGATGATCCCGAACGCGGGCAGGATCATGATGTACACTTCAGGGTGACCGAAGAACCAGAACAGATGCTGGAACAGCACCGGATCACCACCGCCTTCGGGGGCGAAGAACGCTGTGCCGAAATCACGGTCGGTAATCAGCATGGTGATCGCACCCGCCAGCACCGGCAGGGACAGCAGCAGCAGGAACGCGGTCACAAGCTGCGCCCAGACGAACAGCGGCATCTTGTGCAGCGTCATGCCAGGAGCGCGCATGTTGAAGATGGTGGTAATGAAGTTGATCGCCGCCAGCAGTGACGAAATACCGGACAGATGCAGCGCAAACAGCGCGCAGTCCATGCCGATACCGCTCTGGAACGTGCTGTTGGACAGCGGCGGATACAGTGTCCAGCCCGGACCGGCTTCCCCCAGATAGAGCGCGTAGCTCAGCAGGGCGAAAGAAGGCACCAGCAGCCAGAAGCTGATATTGTTCAGACGCGGAAAAGCCATATCCGGCGCGCCGATCATCAGCGGCACGAACCAGTTGCCGAAACCACCGATCAGCGCAGGCATGACCACGAAGAAGATCATGATCAGACCATGCGCCGTAACGATGGCATTCCACTGCTGCCCATCACCGATCAGGGTGCTGTGCGGATGCATCAGCTGCGCACGCATCAGCATGGACAGCCCAGCTCCAAGAAACGATGCCAGCACGGAGAAAATCAGGTACAGCGTCCCGATATCCTTGTGATTCGTGCTGAACAGCCAGCGGGAAATAAAGCCCGGCTTGTGATCGTGATGATCACCGGCATGGGTATGAGATGTTGCAGTCGCCATTTCGTTAGCTCCCTCAGACACCGATCCTTGACGGATCAGCGCCCCCCTTCTGCGAACTGCCGCGGGATGGTCTGCCCGGCCGGCGTATTATTGAGCGACGTTTTTTTCGTCTTCTGGCTTTCCGCCCATTTCTGGAACTCTTCCGGAGACACCGCCTTCACCGCGATGGGCATCTGGCTGTGGAAAGCCCCGCAGATCTGGTTGCATTCGCCATAATAGACGCCCGGCTTGTCCGCACGGAACCATGTTTCAATGGTACGGCCCGGAATAGCATAACGCTGCACGCCAAGGCTGGGAATAAAGAAGCTATGGATCACGTCGGCACTGGTGACCAGGACGCGGACATTCTTGCCGTAGGGGACGACAACCTGATTATCCACGGACAACAGACGAATCTGACCCGGCTTCAGGTCTTCATCCTGAATGACCCGGCTTTCGATGCTGTCGATGCCATTATCAGGATAACCGTATTCCCAGTACCACTGATGCGCGGTCACTTTCAGAGTGACATCAGGGTTATGGGTCCGGTCTTCATAATAGACCAGACGGAAAGACGGAATGGCAATCACCGCCAGAATCAGGGCGGGGATCAGGGTCCAGGCGATTTCCAGCCAGGTATGGTGGCTGGTACGGCTGGGAACCGGATTGCGTTTCGCGGAGAAGCGATATGCGCACCAGCCAAGCAGGGCCGCCACGAATAAGACGATGGCGGTGATGATCACCATGATCAGATCATGCAGGGAATCGATCCGCTCTTTCAGCGGGCCGTATGCGGTCTGCATGCCGATTTCCCACGGCTTCGGCACACCAAGACCGGTCTCGCCGGACTGGGCATGGGCCGAACTGGCCATGATCTGGGCAAGCGCCACCAGCACGCTGGCAGCGAGAGACTTTCTTAAAAATGAATTGGCGGCAACGCGCCGCAAGAAGGACACCATCGGCCGTTTCATCCCGGTTCTGGAGGATACGGCCGGAGAGAGCCGCATCTTTGCGCCAATCGGCTACAGGACTCCCCGCCCAAGATCAAGCGTTTGTGAGAAAAATGCCGCAGCACCGTTGTTGAACGACAATTTATTACCGGAAATCAGTCGTTTTGGAGCTGTACGAGCGTAAAGATACCGAATGGTTGCACCGGCGTAATTTCCGCACGGGCACGATCCTCCGGCGACAGAAGGGCCTCGAACGCAAAATCAGGATGCCAGCCCAGCGCATGGGAAGCAGGCGCCATGGCGCGTTCGATCCACCAGCGCGGGCCTTTTTCCGCAGCAAAATGATTGACGAACAGCAGCCAGCCACCAGGACGGACCACACGGCGCATCTCCGCCATCAGCTGTACCGGATGTGGCACAACTGAAGCGACAAACATCGCCACCGCGATATCAAAGGAATTATCCGCGAAGGACATTGCCTCCGCGTCCATTTCCAGCAGCGTCTCGACATGGGCAAGCTGCTGCTCACGCACACGTTCCCGGCCCAACGCCAGCATATCGGTTGAAAGATCAATGCCGGTAATCCGCTTGTCCCGGCGATAGCGGGGTAAAGCAAGGCCGGTTCCAACCCCCACCTCCAGCACCTGCTGACCGGGCAGCCGGTTCACGGCCTCCACAGCGCGGCGGCGTCCATAGGCGGACACGCCGCCAAACACCGAGTCGTACACCTTGGCCCAGCGCCGGTAGGCATCTCTCACCGCATCCGCATTCAGGCTGGTATGGGGCACAGCCTGAGGCCCACGTGCATTCTCCGCGGCACCAGAGCTGGAAGACGCATTCTGGGCAGAGGTCTGCGGAATCTTCATATGAGAGGTCGACAAGCGGCACCGCTCCGGATGTAAGCCACAAAAGTGCTGATGTGGGTAGGCGACACGCTCCAACTGCGCAAGCCCGAACAGAAACACCGCCCTCAGCCCATCTGCCGGACGCCTCCCCCCTGCCCCCTGCTACTCCGAAGGCGTATGAGGAAAGATCCGTCTGCCAATGCCCTGATCACTGACAGAACAAGACAGACGCGATCTATCCACCGCAATCAGTCGGCGCGTGTCAGATTGACAGCCGCCGCACGACCATTCTGTTGCTGCTCGATTTCGAAATCCAGTTGCTGGCCTTCATTCAGGCTCCGCAGTCCGGCTCTCTGAACCGCACTGATATGGACGAAAACATCTTTTTCACCCGTGGAGGGGGCAATAAAGCCATAACCCTTGGTCGGATTAAACCATTTGACCGTGCCGTGTAGCATGGCGCGCTGCCTTTCTTTAGACGGCGCCCGCACATGGACCTGGCGCCGAAATTGACGTCAACGCCGGGCCGGAATTTTCCGAACAGACGCCGTATTTTCCTCTTTGGCCAGAAGCGTTTCTATCGAACGCCTTCACCAGCCGGAGGAAACGATACGTCGGTCTCTCGGTATCTGCAACAATGTTATGAGGTGATTTTTTCTGCCTATCAGGCAGCATCATCCCGCCGGTCACGCACTTTTACGTAGGCCAGAGCGGCATGTTCTGCACAATACGGCTTCCCGGCCATAGCGGGCGCATCGCAGAAGCGGAACTCTTTCGTACCCGGCTCCCCGATCGGCCAGCAACAGGAAACCAGCCGCCCACCAGCGGGAAAAGCCGGGGCCGCCACTTTGGAGACCGCACGCGGAGCGGGGCGAAGAGCAGGCGCAGACGGGGTAGAAGAGGCCGCAACGGCGGCAGGCTGCACTGACGGAAGCACTTTGTCTTCCCTGGCAACACTCCCGGCTGCAACGACCGGCACAGACCCCTCTGCCGGTTCACGCACCTCTTCCGCCGGAGCGGCAGAGACTGGCGCAGAAGCAGGTTCCACCGGCCCAGAGGCAGCATCAATCGCGATGACGGGTTCATCCGCCACAACGGCAACGGTTTTTTCCTGCACTGCCAAGGCAGGGACAGCGGCAGGCTCATGCCCGAGTGAGGGATCAGCCATGGAGGGTAGCGTCACGGTACTGGAGCGCCGGCTGCCGGGTGAGGGGCGGGATGCCACCCCATCCCGCCGGATCGGCGAGGGGCGGGCCGCCAGATTGAGACGATGCGCCTTACCCACCACGGCATTTTTGGAAATACCCATGCGCCGTCCGATTTCGGCGGTTGAAAGCCCTTCATCCCAAAATGCGCGGAGCAGGGTGATTGCCTCGTCGCTCCACTCCATATCGTGCGCTCCTGATCTTCGATGCCACTAAATACAGTATGTTTGCCGTTTTTCTCAACGGGGACATACGCCATAAGTTGTGGAAAACTCCATTAAACGACTCTGTCTACACACAGAATGGTGATCCTGGCCACACAACGAAACCGGATCAGAATTGTGGCAGATTGGCGACATACTTTTTCCCTCCTGTGGCAAACAGGCTTTCTGGAAAGTTTTTCTCTTTACATGACGTGACTTGTCGGCCTTTCCTCATGTCATGGCGCAGGTGGGGACCAAGCCATTGTACTCACACCACAGAGTACCCTGCCGGAATACAGGGGATCAGTGTCCGGAAAGCCGACAGCACGACGCAGGTGGTCGGCTGTCGGCTTTTTATCTGTTGCCGATGCTCCTGCTGCTCACTGCGTGCGGCGGCTCGCCACCGGGGGGCGGAATTGCGGCCAGTCAATGGCAGTGCGCCCCTTTTGCACGCGCCGTCTCCGGCATCGCATTATCCGGGGATGCCGCGGATTGGTGGGATCAGAATGGTGGCCGTTACCTTTCCAGCCATCAACCATCGCGCGGCGCCGTCATGATTTTCGCACGCTCCCGCCGCCTGCCGCATGGCCACGCATCGGTGGTCGAGGATGTTCTCGGCAGCCGCACCATCACCGTGGCACATGCCAATTGGGTTCATGGCGTTGTCAATACCAGCCAGACCGTGGTTGACATCTCCCCCCACAATGACTGGTCTCTTGTGCGCGTCTGGTGGCCACCGGCCGGGACAATGGGTACCACCCCCTATCCGGTACGCGGCTTTCTCTCCCGTGATGGTCGTGGAGCCGATCCAGCGCAGATCATGACGATGGCAGAGCTGACAGCACACTCCAGTGCCTATTGAACCATCATCACGCGCATCATTCCATACGTCCAATAGCGCATGACGCAGGGTTGTCGTATGATGTGATCCTTCCCGACTGGGTAGTGACCCAAAGGATATAGCGCTGGTTAATGGCTTGCGTTATCGCCATGTCCGCGCCATCTCCTGTTCGGTAACCGGTTCGCGCCTCGGAGAGATCATGGGTAGTCTGAGCATCTGGCATTGGCTGATTCTGCTGGCGGTTGTCGCCATCCTGTTCGGGGGTGGGGGCAAAATCAGCGGTCTCATGGGCGATCTCGGCAAAGGGATCAAATCCTTCAAGCGGAGCATGGCGGAAGAGGACGATGCTTCCATGGAGCATGATCCGAAAAATCCCGCGGTGCCGCCACCTGCCCCGAATGCATCCCTGGGGAACCAGCAGCCCACACAGCATGAGACGACCCCTCGTCCACAATCTCATGTCTGACAACATCGCTTTATATCGGCAGGGTTGAGGATAGACATGACCGAGACAGTCGCGTCGGTCGGACAGCCGCCGGAATGGGCTGCTGTCACCATTGTTGCAGCCGGACAACGGATGGATGCACGCGGCTGGGTGCCGGCAACCGCCGGGAATATCAGCGTCCGTCTGCCCGATGATACCATCGCCATTACCAGCAGCGGCAACCACAAGGGCTTCCTGAAGACCTCCGACATCATGGTGGTCGATCAGGCCGGTAAGCCTTTGACCCCCGGGCTTAAACCCAGCGCGGAGACCCTGCTGCATTGCCAGATCTATCGTCTGGACAACCAGGCCGGTGCAGTCGTGCATGGCCATTCCGTTGCCGCCACCGTGCTGTCGATGGCACCGGGACAAAACGACGCCCCGCCCGATTTCATTCGGCTGGAAGGGTATGAGGTGCTGAAAGTATTCGGCGTGAAAACCCACCAGATCACGCTGGATTTACCCATTCTGGACAATGATCAGGATATGGAAAGACTGGCCAGCGTTGCCGAACCGATACTTCTTCGTGGCGCACCGCTCGGATATTTAATCCGTGGCCATGGCGTCTATGTATGGGGGGGCGATATGGCAGCCGCTCTGGCACGGCTGGAAGGTCTCGAATTCCTGCTGGCTTGTGAGCTGGAACGCCGTCGCCTGCGCTGAGACATCTGGATTGACCGGGGGCATACGAGATGAGCCGTCTGACTATCTACACAGACTCCATACCGGATACACCGCTGCTCCGGACCGAAGATCCAGGACAGATTGCACAGGAGCTGAGCAACATCGGTGTTCGCTTCGAACGCTGGGCCAGTGCTGTTACCCCGTCCCCCGATGATGACGAAGCGACCATTCTCGCCGCCTATCGTCCTTATCTGAATGCGCTGATGGGCGAAACGGGTGCCGGCAGTGCGGATGTGATCCGCCTGCGACCCGATACACCGAACCTGCCCGCGTTACGGCAGAAATTCCTGTCCGAGCATACCCATACCGAGGATGAAGTCCGTTTCTTTGTGCATGGCAGTGGCAATTTCATTCTCCATGTCGATGACCGGGTTTATGACGCACACTGCACACAGGGTGATCTCATTTCCGTTCCCACTGGCATCAAACACTGGTTCGATGCGGGCGAAACCCCTTTCGTCACTGCCCTGCGTGTGTTCACCGATACGACAGGCTGGGTGGCCCATTATACGGGCGATCAGATTGCCGACCGCTTCCCGGCTGCCTGATAGCTCTGCCTTTTCTCCTGCATAAGGCCCGCCATGAATCCTCCCAAGGCCATTCTGACCGATATCGAAGGCACAACCACACCAATCGCCTTCGTGCATCAGGTTCTGTTTCCCTATGCCAAAGCCAATATAGCCGGATTTCTGGCAGCCTATTCGGATGATGAAGCAGTTGCCGCCATCCTGGCCGATATAGAGACGCAATATCCGGGCCGTCCGGCGCTGGAAACATTGCTGGGCTGGATGGATGAGGATGCGAAAATCACCCCGCTGAAAGCACTGCAAGGCATGATCTGGCGGGAAGGATATCGCAGTGGCGCCCTGCAGGCGCAGGTACACCCGGATGCCGCACAGACCCTGCGCGCATGGCATGAGGCCGGTCTCAACCTGTTCGTCTATTCATCCGGCTCGGTCGAAGCCCAGCAATTGCTGTTTTCCTATTCCGATCAGGGTGATCTGTCGCTGTTGTTCGGCGGCTTTTTCGATACCAGAATCGGTGGCAAGCGCGAAGCAGACAGCTATCGACATATTATCGCCAATACCGGCATGCAACCGCAGAGCATGCTGTTCCTCTCTGATATCGAAGAAGAGCTGGACGCAGCGCTGGATGCGGGTTTGCGCACCTGCCAGCTCGTCCGTGCCGGAGATAACGGGGGGGCACCCACCCTGCGCCACCCCCATGCCCCGGATTTTATCGCCGTCGCACACCAGTTTGGTCTGCCCCATCCCTGATGCGGGATGATCGCCCTTTCTCTTTCAACGTTTGGGCAGGGTCAGGACTCCTGCAGGCGGAGACAAATTTGTCGGAGAAGGGCCCGTTGCGGCTGAACCGGGTGTCGCCGGAGGCTCAGGCACCACAGGCTCAGGCAAAGGTGCCGTCTTGACGCCGGGAGGAGCCTGCAAGGTCTGTTGCTGCACAGCCCCCGGCACCGAGATCATTGACGTATCCTGCAACCAGTCCTTCAGTGAATGCCGAATCTGATATTCCAGTTCGACATTCATATCGTTCATCATACCTTTGGTGACATCGTAGAGCGCCGCCTGCAACGCATTTGGGCCACGATCGGGATCCGTCAGCGCTCTGGTAACGCGGGCCTCGGCAAAGCCGCTGCGTGTGCCGCTGCCAGTATAGACATCGACATGCACCGCCATCGCCCCGTTCAGCATGCCATGTGACGGAACAATCGAGGCATCCAGAATCTTCACCTCGGCCCGGCCGCTGCTGCCGCCCGGCACGATGCGCTCTCTCAGATCCTCCGCCAGCGCCTGCGCGGGAGGAACCGGCGATTGCGGACCAAGATCACCCGCCTTCGGCAGGAAATCCGGTGTCACCTGCACATCACCCACATTCAGACGCAGCTTGGTGAGATAGGAATAATTGAGCGGTGCGAAACTGCGCGGCTCATCATCGCTGGAGCAGGCTGCCAGTGCGGCCATGACGGCCATGGCGGTGAGGCGCAGAACATGCGCCGCCATCGGATACCTCCGCACGCGCCAGGCAGATGGGGGGAAGGATGTCATCGCCGGAGTCTCACACTGCACGTTCATTCGATCTCTTCCACTTGCTTCAGCCACTCTGCCCAGGCGCATCCTTATTCAGGCTTTACCCCGGACCTCTTCACGCGCGAACCGGAAATCAAGGTTACAGAATTCACAGGTCATGACGATATCCTGCTCAACCGTCATATGATCCAGATCGTCGGTGCTGAAAGTTTCCAGAACACCTGCCAGCCGTGCCCGGCTGCACCGGCAACCGAAGGCCAGCGCTCGCGGGCGATCCGCCGCGACACCTTCGGAATGGAACAGTTGATACAGCAGACGCTCCGGCGGCAGCTCATCATCCAGCAGTTCCGAATCACGCAGCGTCCCGGCCAGCGCCAGAGCGGCGCGCCAGCTTTCCTGATGATCCTCCGTTATCTCCGGCAGTGCGCCCGTGCCGCCTTCCCGTGCCACCTGCTCCAGCACAAGGGCGCCAGCCCGCCAGCCATTTTCTGTCTGGCGACAGGCCAGTTGCACATGACACTGCATCTGCTCGCTGGTCTGGAAATAATGCAGCGCCATGGCAGCGAGCGTCTCCCCCTCAATGCCGACGATCCCCTGATGAGGCTCCCTGTCCGGTCCCTGATCGACCAGAAAGGCGAAATATCCCTGCCCCAGCAATTGGGCGGCAGTGGGTTGGGGCGTCTCTGCCAGAAGGGCTTCAAGCGCTTCACCGTCAGTACGGGCATAGCCACGCAGCGCACCGGTATCGGTGCAGTCCGCCAGCAGCAGACGCAACGGGCCGTCACCCTTGATCTGCACGCTGAAGGAGCCGCGGAATTTCAACGCTCCGGCCATGGCGGCAGCCAGAGCCAGCACCTGACCGACCAGCTCCGCCACAACGGGCGGATGATCATGGCGGTTCAGCAAGGCATCCGCCAACGGGCCAAGACGTACAAGACGGCCACGGACCGGACGATCGGGAATGAAAAAAGGCGTCATACCACGCGGCACGACGATATCGGGGACGTCTGGACGTCCACCATCCAGAAATGCGGGTGTATCGGACATGAGACGCTAAATAGGCGCTGCCTGCCCTTACCGCTACTGTCTTGTGATGGCATTTCTGCACCCGACCGACCCATACGATCAGCGCAGGGAGGCTGATACACACGATCATGGACGGGAAATGCAGGCACATCAGCCATTCTCAGGCGAGACAGGAGGCTCAGGTGAGATAGGAATGCACCAGCCTGATCAGTTCCTCAGCCGCCCGAGATGAATCCCGTGCGTTCCGGGCATCGACAATCTGCTCCCGGATATGA of Granulibacter bethesdensis contains these proteins:
- a CDS encoding acireductone dioxygenase, which translates into the protein MSRLTIYTDSIPDTPLLRTEDPGQIAQELSNIGVRFERWASAVTPSPDDDEATILAAYRPYLNALMGETGAGSADVIRLRPDTPNLPALRQKFLSEHTHTEDEVRFFVHGSGNFILHVDDRVYDAHCTQGDLISVPTGIKHWFDAGETPFVTALRVFTDTTGWVAHYTGDQIADRFPAA
- the mtnC gene encoding acireductone synthase is translated as MNPPKAILTDIEGTTTPIAFVHQVLFPYAKANIAGFLAAYSDDEAVAAILADIETQYPGRPALETLLGWMDEDAKITPLKALQGMIWREGYRSGALQAQVHPDAAQTLRAWHEAGLNLFVYSSGSVEAQQLLFSYSDQGDLSLLFGGFFDTRIGGKREADSYRHIIANTGMQPQSMLFLSDIEEELDAALDAGLRTCQLVRAGDNGGAPTLRHPHAPDFIAVAHQFGLPHP
- a CDS encoding methylthioribulose 1-phosphate dehydratase codes for the protein MTETVASVGQPPEWAAVTIVAAGQRMDARGWVPATAGNISVRLPDDTIAITSSGNHKGFLKTSDIMVVDQAGKPLTPGLKPSAETLLHCQIYRLDNQAGAVVHGHSVAATVLSMAPGQNDAPPDFIRLEGYEVLKVFGVKTHQITLDLPILDNDQDMERLASVAEPILLRGAPLGYLIRGHGVYVWGGDMAAALARLEGLEFLLACELERRRLR
- a CDS encoding Hsp33 family molecular chaperone HslO, producing MSDTPAFLDGGRPDVPDIVVPRGMTPFFIPDRPVRGRLVRLGPLADALLNRHDHPPVVAELVGQVLALAAAMAGALKFRGSFSVQIKGDGPLRLLLADCTDTGALRGYARTDGEALEALLAETPQPTAAQLLGQGYFAFLVDQGPDREPHQGIVGIEGETLAAMALHYFQTSEQMQCHVQLACRQTENGWRAGALVLEQVAREGGTGALPEITEDHQESWRAALALAGTLRDSELLDDELPPERLLYQLFHSEGVAADRPRALAFGCRCSRARLAGVLETFSTDDLDHMTVEQDIVMTCEFCNLDFRFAREEVRGKA